The window CATGTCAGCAGCCGCCCGAACCAGTGGCCGTAATGGAACAGCAGGAAATTGCCCTTGAAAACGGTTTCCTCCGTCATCTTGCCGGAGGCGCGGTCAAAAAGCGGTATGCGTGGATTTACAGCCATACAATCGTCAGCAGGGCAGCCACCGCCGCCAGAACCGCCCTGGCGCGCTGCGAGAGCCTCGGGATATGGAAATCCAGTATGAACAAAAACGCCGCAGCCGCCGTTGCGGCGCGCAGCCACCATATAAAAGCGGTTGCCGGCATAAATAGCCGCGCCAGCAGCGCCGCCGGGAAAATCCATGCCGCGAATGTAACCGGCAGCCCGCGATACCCCTCCCCTCCGCCGGAGGCAGCCAGCGCGTTGAAATAAGCCAGCCGCGCCGCCGCGCAGATGCAATAGCCCGCAAGCAGCGCGGCGTCCGCCGGGGCCTGCAGCCAGAAGCCGCGCAGCAATACCGCAGGCGCAAGGCCGAAGGCGGCCATGTCCACAATGCTGTCCAGATGAAAACCGAAAGACTTCTCAAAATCCGTGCGCGCGCGGGCCTTGGCGATTGTGCCGTCGTAGAGGTCGCAGACGC is drawn from Elusimicrobiales bacterium and contains these coding sequences:
- a CDS encoding CDP-alcohol phosphatidyltransferase family protein — its product is MVIGIWNPANALTLAGCALAALSAFFTLANRPSAAVICLLWSGVCDLYDGTIAKARARTDFEKSFGFHLDSIVDMAAFGLAPAVLLRGFWLQAPADAALLAGYCICAAARLAYFNALAASGGGEGYRGLPVTFAAWIFPAALLARLFMPATAFIWWLRAATAAAAFLFILDFHIPRLSQRARAVLAAVAALLTIVWL